Proteins encoded together in one Prionailurus viverrinus isolate Anna chromosome B1, UM_Priviv_1.0, whole genome shotgun sequence window:
- the NSD3 gene encoding histone-lysine N-methyltransferase NSD3 isoform X5: MDFSFSFMQGIMGNTIQQPPQLIDSANIRQEDAFDNNSDIVEDGGQTPYEATLQQGFQYPPTTEDLPPLTNGYPPSISMYETQTKYQSYNQYPNGSANGFGAVRNFSPTDYYHSEIPNTRPHEILEKPSPPQPPPPPSVPQTVIPKKTGSPEIKLKITKTIQNGRELFESSLCGDLLNEVQASEHTKSKHESRKEKRKKSNKHDSSRSEERKSHKIPKLEPEEQNRPNERIDTVSEKPRDDPVLKEEPPVQPILSSVPTTEVSAGVKFQVGDLVWSKVGTYPWWPCMVSSDPQLEVHTKINTRGAREYHVQFFSNQPERAWVHEKRVREYKGHKQYEELLAEATKQASNHSEKQKIRKPRPQRERAQWDIGIAHAEKALKMTREERIEQYTFIYIDKQPEEALSQAKKNVASKAEVKKTRRPRSVLNTQPEQTDAGEVASSPSSTEIRRQSQRRHTSVEEEEPPPVKIAWKTAAARKSLPASITMHKGSLDLQKCNMSPVVKIEQVFALQNATGDGKFIDQFVYSTKGIGNKTEISVRGQDRLIISTPNQRSEKATQNISSPEATSGPTGSVEKKQQRRSIRTRSESEKSTEVVPKKKIKKEQVETVPQATVKTGLQKGSADRGVQGSVRFSDSSVSAAIEETVD; encoded by the exons atggatttctctttctctttcatgcaAGGGATCATGGGAAACACAATTCAGCAACCACCTCAACTCATTGACTCCGCCAACATCCGTCAGGAGGATGCCTTTGATAACAACAGTGACATTGTTGAAGATGGTGGCCAGACACCATATGAAGCTACCTTGCAGCAAGGCTTTCAGTATCCACCTACAACAGAAGATCTTCCTCCACTCACAAATGGCTATCCACCATCGATCAGCATGTATGAAACTCAAACCAAATACCAGTCATATAATCAGTATCCCAATGGGTCAGCCAATGGCTTTGGTGCAGTTAGAAACTTTAGCCCCACTGACTATTACCATTCAGAAATTCCAAACACAAGACCACATGAAATTCTGGAAAAACCTTCTCCTCCACAGCCACCACCTCCTCCTTCGGTACCACAAACTGTGATTCCAAAGAAGACTGGCTCACctgaaattaaactaaaaataaccaaaactaTCCAGAATGGCAGGGAATTGTTTGAGTCTTCCCTTTGTGGAGACCTTTTAAATGAAGTACAGGCAAGTGAGCACACAAAATCAAAgcatgaaagcagaaaggaaaagaggaaaaaaagcaacaagCATGACTCATCTAGATCTGAAGAGCGCAAGTCACACAAAATCCCCAAATTAGAACCAGAGGAACAAAAT AGACCAAATGAGAGGATTGACACTGTGTCAGAAAAACCAAGAGACGATCCAGTACTAAAAGAGGAACCCCCG GTTCAGCCAATATTATCTTCTGTTCCAACAACAGAAGTGTCAGCTGGTGTTAAGTTCCAGGTTGGCGATCTTGTTTGGTCTAAGGTGGGAACCTATCCTTGGTGGCCTTGCATGGTTTCAAGTGATCCCCAGCTCGAGGTTCATACCAAAATTAACACAAGAG GTGCCCGGGAATATCACGTCCAATTTTTTAGCAACCAGCCAGAGAGGGCCTGGGTTCATGAAAAGCGAGTACGAGAGTATAAGGGTCATAAACAGTATGAAGAATTATTGGCTGAAGCAACCAAACAAGCCAGCAATCACTCTGAGAAACAAAAG attcggAAACCCCGACCTCAGAGAGAACGTGCTCAGTGGGATATTGGCATTGcccatgcagagaaagcattgaaAATGACCCGAGAGGAAAGAATAGAACAGTATACTTTTATCTATATTGATAAACAGCCCGAGGAGGCTTTATCCCAAGCAAAAAAGAACGTTGCCTCCAAAGCCGAAGTTAAGAAAACACGAAGACCAAGGTCAGTGCTGAATACTCAGCCAGAACAGACCGATGCAGGTGAGGTGGCCTCCTCACCATCAAGTACTGAAATTCGGAGACAGAGCCAGAGGCGGCACACAAGTGTGGAAGAGGAAGAACCACCTCCTGTTAAAATAGCCTGGAAAACGGCTGCAGCGAGGAAATCTTTACCAGCTTCCATTACAATGCACAAAGGGAGCCTGGATTTGCAGAAGTGTAACATGTCTCCAGTTGTGAAAATTGAACAAGTGTTTGCTCTTCAGAATGCTACAGGAGATGGGAAATTTATCGatcaatttgtttattcaacGAAG GGAATTGGTAACAAAACGGAAATAAGTGTCAGGGGACAAGACAGACTTATCATTTCCACACCAAACCAGAGAAGTGAAAAGGCAACTCAGAATATATCATCTCCTGAAGCAACATCTGGTCCTACAG GCTCAGTAGAAAAGAAGCAACAGAGAAGATCAATTAGAACTCGTTCTGAATCAGAGAAATCCACTGAGGTTGTGCCAAAGAAGAAGATCAAAAAGGAGCAG GTTGAAACAGTTCCTCAGGCTACAGTGAAGACTGGATTACAGAAAG GGTCGGCGGACCGGGGAGTGCAGGGCTCTGTCAGATTCAGTGACAGCTCCGTCTCCGCAGCGATTGAGGAAACTGTGGACTGA